A portion of the Calothrix sp. 336/3 genome contains these proteins:
- a CDS encoding AAA family ATPase, which yields MEPIKVITTILGFTASKAIAPLSRQKIIIEILQKLNLYSIQPPSDFEGVFNHALVEYAVDKQGNIKPEPILNFWREKEIKAKFWQAFNDNPRNFYEDAEYFQDWHILGDEIRANNINVRQEIEEFYRTFCSVAERSRPPKDVNFKKLPEKYPYPDEFKSLIEEKIKSFCGRLFVFAEFAKFQQEHSKGYFTVIGDAGMGKSSIAAKYVSDNHCPCYFNILAERRNRPDDFIKSMRRQLIQIYGLQDCENANLQELLEKAIQVHRKNYQNQQNQLKKLIIIVDALDEVEQPDGAENILYLPEYLPEGVYFFLTRRPYDNSQKRLKLQVPERELDLNSEEYQTRNLADIQACIRLFLSDSEYRDNLQKWIQERQISPDNFITEVATKSENNFMYLRYILPGIAGGYYNDLSLDKLPKGLEDYYQQHWVRMGMEKQPKEIQVIILYIIVEWNTPPISLRDIVEISGKDEYEVEEVLEEWREYLKVQSLGDMGKEEKFYRVYHASFLDFLKAQRKLDGKRKLFEEVNGRIADYVYR from the coding sequence ATGGAACCCATAAAGGTTATTACTACTATTCTTGGTTTTACAGCTTCTAAGGCGATCGCTCCGCTCTCAAGGCAGAAAATTATTATTGAAATTTTACAAAAATTAAATTTATACTCAATTCAACCACCCAGCGATTTTGAAGGGGTTTTCAACCATGCTTTGGTTGAGTATGCAGTTGATAAGCAAGGAAATATCAAACCAGAGCCAATTTTAAATTTTTGGCGAGAGAAGGAAATTAAAGCTAAATTTTGGCAAGCATTTAACGACAATCCTAGAAATTTCTATGAGGATGCCGAGTATTTTCAAGATTGGCATATTTTAGGTGATGAAATCCGCGCAAATAATATCAATGTTCGTCAAGAAATCGAGGAATTTTATCGCACATTTTGCAGCGTAGCCGAACGTAGTCGCCCACCAAAAGATGTAAATTTTAAAAAGTTACCAGAAAAATATCCCTACCCCGATGAGTTTAAATCTTTAATTGAGGAGAAGATTAAATCATTTTGTGGTCGTTTGTTTGTGTTCGCGGAATTTGCCAAGTTTCAACAAGAGCATTCCAAAGGATATTTTACCGTAATTGGGGATGCGGGGATGGGAAAAAGCAGTATTGCAGCAAAATATGTCTCAGACAATCATTGTCCTTGCTATTTCAATATTTTGGCAGAACGTCGCAATCGTCCCGATGATTTTATTAAGAGTATGCGTCGGCAGTTGATTCAAATATACGGGTTGCAGGATTGCGAGAATGCCAATTTACAGGAATTATTGGAAAAAGCGATTCAAGTACACCGAAAGAATTATCAAAATCAACAAAATCAACTAAAAAAATTAATCATCATCGTTGATGCTCTCGATGAAGTCGAACAACCCGATGGAGCGGAGAATATTTTATATTTACCCGAATATTTGCCGGAAGGTGTTTATTTTTTCCTGACTCGTAGACCCTATGATAACAGTCAAAAACGATTAAAATTACAAGTTCCCGAACGTGAATTAGATTTAAATTCAGAAGAATATCAAACAAGAAATCTAGCAGATATTCAAGCTTGTATTCGCTTGTTTTTGAGTGATTCTGAATATCGGGATAATTTACAGAAGTGGATTCAAGAACGGCAAATTAGTCCAGATAATTTTATTACGGAAGTTGCCACAAAAAGTGAAAATAACTTTATGTACCTGCGCTACATTTTACCGGGAATTGCAGGTGGTTATTACAATGATTTGAGTTTGGATAAGTTACCCAAAGGTTTGGAAGATTATTATCAGCAGCATTGGGTGAGGATGGGGATGGAAAAACAACCAAAGGAAATTCAAGTAATTATTTTATATATTATTGTCGAGTGGAATACACCACCGATTTCCTTGAGAGATATTGTGGAAATTTCTGGGAAGGATGAATACGAAGTTGAGGAAGTTTTAGAGGAATGGCGAGAGTATTTGAAGGTGCAAAGTTTGGGTGATATGGGGAAAGAGGAAAAGTTTTATCGAGTTTATCATGCTAGTTTTTTGGATTTTCTCAAAGCGCAAAGAAAGTTAGATGGGAAAAGGAAATTGTTTGAGGAGGTGAATGGACGTATTGCGGATTATGTTTATCGGTAG
- a CDS encoding WD40 repeat domain-containing protein: protein MGEIAKKLAKMDERTRIAFLGNLRSLVDAKTPEKFEKYCDLLTNYDFIEAKVNHPKYGVQALIEDYELVENDELKNQEADNIETLKDLKLIKEALRLSAHILNQDTTQFPGQLTGRLLTFKEKAIIQNLLQQISQIKIPWLRPLTASLTPPGNGLIRTLTGHSDYVNAIATSNDGKYVVSGSRDNTVKIWELSTGEEIRTLTGHRSSVCAIVLSNDGKYVVSGSEDKTIKIWELSIGKEIHTLAGHSDSVRAIALSSDSQYLVSGSWDKTVKIWKFSTGKAIYTLTGHSDSVRTIALNSDGKYIVSGSGDKTIKIWEFSTGKEIRTLTGHSSSVYAVALSSDGKYIVSGSGDKTIKIWKLSTGKEIRTLTGHSSSVYAIALSSDGQYLVSGSRDNTVKIWKLSTGKEIRTLTGHSGWVDTVALSSDGQYLVSGSRDNTVKIWEFASGKKICALTGHSSSVYANALSSDSQYLVSGSGDTTIKIWEFASGKKIRTLTGHSDSVRAIALSSNGQYLVSGSWDKTVKIWEFSTGKKIRTLTGHSSSVYAVALSSDGRYLVSASRDNTVKIWEFSTGKKIRTLTGHSDWVYAVALSSDGQHLVSGSGDKTVKIWELSTGKEIHTLTGHSDSVRAIALSSDGRYLVSGSGDTTIKIWKLSTGKEIHTLTSHSDSVYAVALSSDGQYLVSGSRDNTVKIWELSTGKEIVAFTGEGGIRCCAIAPDNGKIIAGDGSGNVHFLKLENIEVQP, encoded by the coding sequence ATGGGAGAGATTGCAAAAAAACTAGCGAAGATGGACGAGAGAACGCGGATTGCTTTTCTCGGTAATTTGCGTAGTTTAGTTGATGCAAAGACACCTGAAAAATTTGAAAAATATTGTGATTTATTAACCAATTATGATTTTATTGAAGCAAAGGTTAATCATCCGAAGTATGGAGTACAAGCGCTGATTGAAGATTATGAGTTAGTCGAGAATGATGAGCTAAAAAACCAGGAAGCAGATAATATTGAAACACTCAAAGATTTAAAGTTAATTAAAGAAGCATTACGACTGTCAGCGCACATTTTAAACCAAGATACAACCCAGTTCCCAGGACAATTAACAGGACGTTTGTTAACCTTTAAAGAAAAAGCAATAATTCAAAACTTATTACAACAAATATCGCAAATCAAAATACCCTGGCTGCGTCCTCTCACAGCTAGCTTAACTCCTCCTGGTAACGGTTTAATTCGCACCCTGACTGGTCATAGTGATTATGTTAATGCGATCGCCACCAGCAATGATGGGAAATATGTGGTTTCTGGTTCCAGGGACAATACAGTAAAAATCTGGGAATTGTCCACAGGGGAGGAAATTCGCACCCTGACTGGTCATCGTAGTTCGGTTTGCGCGATTGTACTTAGCAATGATGGTAAATACGTGGTTTCTGGTTCTGAGGACAAAACCATCAAAATCTGGGAATTATCCATAGGGAAGGAAATTCACACCCTAGCTGGTCATAGTGATTCGGTTCGTGCGATCGCTCTCAGCAGTGATAGTCAATATCTGGTTTCTGGTTCTTGGGACAAAACAGTTAAAATCTGGAAATTCTCCACAGGGAAGGCAATTTACACCCTGACTGGTCATAGTGATTCGGTTCGTACGATCGCTCTCAACAGTGATGGTAAATATATAGTTTCTGGTTCCGGTGACAAAACAATCAAAATCTGGGAATTCTCCACAGGGAAGGAAATTCGCACCCTGACTGGTCATAGTAGTTCGGTTTATGCAGTAGCCCTCAGCAGCGATGGTAAATATATAGTTTCTGGTTCCGGTGACAAAACAATCAAAATCTGGAAATTATCCACAGGGAAGGAAATTCGCACCCTGACTGGTCATAGTAGTTCGGTTTATGCGATCGCTCTCAGCAGCGATGGTCAATATCTGGTTTCTGGTTCCCGTGACAATACAGTCAAAATCTGGAAATTATCCACAGGGAAGGAAATTCGCACCCTGACTGGTCATAGTGGTTGGGTTGATACAGTAGCCCTCAGCAGCGATGGTCAATATCTGGTTTCTGGTTCCCGTGACAATACAGTCAAAATCTGGGAATTTGCAAGCGGGAAGAAAATTTGCGCCCTGACTGGTCATAGTAGTTCGGTTTATGCGAACGCTCTCAGCAGTGATAGTCAATATCTGGTTTCTGGTTCCGGTGACACTACAATCAAAATCTGGGAATTTGCAAGCGGGAAGAAAATTCGCACCCTGACTGGTCATAGTGATTCGGTTCGTGCGATCGCTCTCAGCAGCAATGGTCAATATCTGGTTTCTGGTTCTTGGGACAAAACAGTTAAAATCTGGGAATTCTCCACAGGGAAGAAAATTCGCACCCTCACAGGTCATAGTAGTTCGGTTTATGCAGTAGCTCTCAGCAGCGATGGGAGATATCTGGTTTCTGCTTCCCGTGACAATACAGTCAAAATCTGGGAATTCTCCACAGGGAAGAAAATTCGCACCCTCACAGGTCATAGTGATTGGGTTTATGCAGTAGCTCTCAGCAGCGATGGTCAACATCTGGTTTCTGGTTCTGGGGACAAAACAGTTAAAATCTGGGAATTATCCACAGGGAAAGAAATTCACACCCTGACTGGTCATAGTGATTCGGTTCGTGCGATCGCTCTCAGCAGCGATGGGAGATATCTGGTTTCTGGTTCCGGTGACACTACAATCAAAATCTGGAAATTATCCACAGGGAAGGAAATTCACACCCTGACTAGTCATAGTGATTCGGTTTATGCAGTAGCTCTCAGCAGCGATGGTCAATATCTGGTTTCTGGTTCCCGTG
- a CDS encoding Rpn family recombination-promoting nuclease/putative transposase, with the protein MKTDSIFYRLFQEFPNIFFELIGNSPEIASNYQFSSVELKQTAFRIDGVFLPQTPEQPIYFVEVQFQEDSGIYSRLFSEINLYLRQNQPENNWLAVVIFPSRNIDTASTSHYSESFASGRATRIYLDELGEGTSLPIGVATIKLIVENQKKAIQSAKVLIARSNQEIDSVPQQQQLLQIIETILVYKFPRMNIEEIQEMFGLSELKQTRVYQQAFAEGEEKGKQEGRQEGRQEGRQEGKQEGIEEGERRGKLKTVPRFIALGLTIEEIARELDLTVEEVRKAAQESE; encoded by the coding sequence GTGAAAACAGACAGCATCTTCTATCGTTTATTTCAAGAATTCCCCAATATCTTCTTTGAACTAATTGGCAATTCTCCAGAAATTGCGTCAAATTACCAATTCTCGTCAGTCGAACTCAAGCAAACAGCTTTCCGCATCGACGGTGTATTTCTCCCGCAAACCCCAGAACAACCAATTTATTTTGTCGAAGTTCAGTTTCAAGAGGATTCAGGAATATACTCACGCTTATTTTCTGAAATTAATTTATATCTACGACAAAATCAACCAGAAAATAACTGGCTAGCTGTAGTTATTTTCCCATCCCGCAATATTGATACCGCATCAACCAGCCATTACAGCGAATCCTTTGCTTCCGGGAGAGCGACTCGCATTTACTTAGATGAGTTAGGAGAAGGTACATCCCTGCCCATTGGCGTTGCTACGATAAAATTGATAGTAGAAAATCAAAAAAAGGCAATCCAGTCAGCCAAGGTGTTAATTGCGAGAAGCAACCAGGAAATTGACTCCGTACCCCAACAGCAGCAATTATTACAAATTATCGAGACAATTTTGGTTTATAAATTTCCCAGAATGAACATTGAGGAGATACAAGAAATGTTTGGACTAAGCGAGTTAAAACAAACACGAGTATACCAACAAGCCTTTGCGGAAGGTGAGGAGAAAGGGAAACAAGAAGGAAGACAAGAAGGAAGACAAGAAGGAAGACAAGAAGGCAAACAGGAAGGTATAGAAGAAGGAGAACGTAGGGGTAAATTGAAAACAGTACCCCGATTTATTGCTTTAGGTTTAACTATCGAAGAAATTGCACGCGAGTTAGATTTAACTGTTGAGGAGGTGAGGAAAGCTGCTCAAGAATCTGAGTAA